Proteins from one Syntrophaceae bacterium genomic window:
- a CDS encoding TetR/AcrR family transcriptional regulator, which yields MEEICTDFIRENRDLVRVKKQRTAVKNMLKIFESTVEISNRKGFKAMSVRDLSRATGLSMGGLYSFISSKNDLLDIIRVGYRIITRILTEAIAEVSDPHEKLHKLIQTHVYLSEAMRSLFYFVYMETRYLKKEAQKKSMEMELFTEKLFTDILDEGCIRGQFHSVDTVLTAAAIKALLQDWYLKPWKYRQRKITVEAYAQFVTAIVDSYVLLSPATPE from the coding sequence ATGGAAGAGATTTGCACTGACTTTATCCGGGAAAATCGTGATCTAGTCCGGGTCAAGAAGCAAAGGACAGCCGTGAAGAATATGCTGAAAATCTTTGAATCGACCGTGGAAATCAGCAATCGGAAGGGATTCAAAGCTATGAGCGTGCGTGATTTGAGCCGTGCGACAGGTCTCAGCATGGGGGGGCTGTATTCTTTTATCAGTAGCAAAAATGATCTCCTGGATATCATTCGCGTTGGATACAGGATCATTACTCGGATCTTGACTGAGGCGATCGCTGAAGTCTCCGATCCACATGAAAAGCTTCACAAACTTATCCAGACACATGTCTACCTGAGTGAGGCGATGCGAAGTTTGTTTTATTTCGTCTACATGGAGACAAGGTATCTGAAAAAAGAGGCTCAAAAGAAATCTATGGAGATGGAGTTGTTCACGGAAAAGCTCTTCACTGACATCCTTGATGAGGGCTGCATAAGAGGGCAGTTTCATTCAGTGGATACAGTGCTCACAGCGGCAGCGATTAAGGCTCTCTTGCAGGACTGGTACTTGAAACCATGGAAATACCGGCAACGTAAAATCACAGTTGAGGCATACGCCCAATTTGTAACGGCAATTGTCGATAGTTATGTACTGCTGTCACCAGCCACACCGGAATGA
- a CDS encoding phosphotransferase family protein: MDCTDKTKAVREGEGFEVKRVEAFLKDSIPGLDGQLEVSQFPGGFSNLTYLIKIGERELVFRRPPFGTKAKSAHDMGREYRVLKQLKPVFPYCPRPLLFCEDESVIGCPFIVMERLKGVLLRKELPPGLAYTPDQARKLCENILDVHVALHKVDYIRAGLEDFGKPEGYVQRQVEGWSERYRQARTPDAPDYEKVMTWLADKMPGDSGIVSVIHNDYKLDNILLKPDQPPIEVQCVLDWEMATVGDPLMDLGGTLAFWVDRDDPPILQAVSVTPTNKMEGAMTRKELVERYCEKMGISIEHIDYYHVFGLFRLSVIIQQIYYRFYHGQTKDVRFKPIVIGVHALEEAAQKVIAQSDL, translated from the coding sequence ATGGATTGTACCGACAAAACAAAAGCGGTTCGCGAAGGAGAAGGATTCGAGGTAAAACGCGTAGAGGCCTTCCTTAAGGATTCCATTCCAGGGCTGGACGGGCAGCTTGAAGTGTCGCAGTTTCCCGGAGGCTTTTCCAATTTAACCTATCTCATCAAAATTGGCGAACGGGAACTTGTCTTCCGCCGACCGCCTTTCGGTACAAAAGCAAAAAGTGCCCATGACATGGGTCGTGAATACCGAGTCCTCAAGCAGTTGAAGCCTGTGTTTCCATATTGTCCGAGACCTCTCCTGTTTTGTGAGGACGAATCCGTAATCGGCTGTCCATTTATTGTTATGGAGCGACTGAAAGGTGTCTTACTGAGGAAAGAACTGCCGCCTGGGCTTGCGTACACACCAGATCAGGCCCGGAAGCTTTGTGAGAACATTCTCGACGTACACGTGGCTCTTCACAAGGTGGATTACATCCGGGCCGGCCTGGAAGATTTCGGGAAGCCTGAAGGATATGTACAGCGACAGGTTGAAGGTTGGAGCGAACGCTACCGTCAGGCCAGAACGCCCGATGCACCTGACTATGAGAAAGTAATGACCTGGTTGGCGGACAAGATGCCAGGTGACAGCGGTATCGTCTCCGTTATTCATAACGATTATAAGTTGGACAACATCCTCCTCAAGCCAGACCAGCCTCCCATTGAAGTCCAATGTGTCCTGGACTGGGAAATGGCAACCGTTGGTGATCCTCTCATGGATCTAGGCGGGACCTTGGCCTTTTGGGTCGACCGCGATGATCCACCCATCCTCCAAGCAGTCAGTGTTACCCCAACAAATAAAATGGAAGGCGCCATGACGCGGAAGGAACTCGTGGAGCGATACTGCGAGAAAATGGGCATTTCCATCGAACATATCGATTATTATCACGTCTTCGGTCTCTTTCGCCTGTCTGTCATCATCCAACAAATCTATTACCGCTTTTACCACGGTCAGACGAAAGATGTGCGCTTCAAACCGATTGTGATCGGCGTCCACGCCTTGGAGGAAGCGGCCCAAAAAGTCATCGCTCAATCCGATCTTTAA
- a CDS encoding acyl--CoA ligase: MSNKGQKDTVMPPLQWPKAGVITVKYEGEIQDVWACRYGTLTELMKAGVAKYGNKQMWYFPENNLRWSYNDFNSVVNNVAFCLSQDYGVQKGDRVALMMNNVPAAFVAYLALSQIGAISVIINARLASEEAQRQLEDAGCVALVIEARLWDDMKRVVSSLTGLQHIFIAEGDAADGAVAFSQLMEKKALREVIADVSERDICSLLYTSGTTGRPKGTIITHRGLINNALNGINCATHIYNAPFEEWRQLILTPFFHVTTLHSLVNFTLLGASSIVIPMFKAKEAVDLIIDEKINFMIIVTAMFWLMRMQPRYPEMVKAKSLKYIMQGGSPMPPELFKELFKDFPDARVGNGYGFTEGTSLGWLTLLGGDWDILIKKAGSVGGTLGNTMLRITDSNLQDVPRGRTGEILAASPGISPGYWNLPDETAKSFILDEEGRRWFRTGDLGYMDDDGYTYLVDRAKDMIIRGGENVYCVELENLISQHSKVLEVGVVGVPDNVLGEKIKAVVFPLPGETVTEDEIKDFCRSRIARYKVPDYVVFTDQLLPKNPGGKLIKKELKSI, translated from the coding sequence ATGTCTAATAAAGGTCAAAAAGATACTGTGATGCCACCGCTCCAATGGCCAAAGGCGGGTGTCATCACGGTAAAATATGAAGGTGAAATTCAGGATGTCTGGGCCTGCCGATACGGAACCCTTACGGAACTTATGAAGGCTGGTGTGGCCAAGTACGGGAATAAGCAAATGTGGTATTTCCCCGAAAACAACCTGCGCTGGTCTTACAACGACTTCAACTCCGTCGTTAACAACGTCGCTTTTTGCCTGAGTCAGGATTACGGCGTGCAAAAGGGTGACCGTGTCGCCTTAATGATGAACAATGTGCCCGCAGCTTTTGTCGCCTACCTGGCGCTGTCTCAGATCGGTGCTATATCGGTTATTATAAACGCACGACTCGCATCCGAGGAAGCACAGCGCCAGCTGGAGGATGCCGGGTGCGTTGCATTGGTCATCGAGGCCCGCCTTTGGGATGACATGAAAAGAGTTGTCAGTTCATTGACCGGGCTTCAGCATATTTTTATTGCGGAAGGTGATGCTGCTGATGGGGCGGTTGCGTTTTCACAATTGATGGAAAAAAAGGCCTTACGGGAAGTGATTGCCGATGTTAGCGAACGAGACATTTGCAGCCTGCTTTATACCTCGGGGACGACGGGCCGTCCCAAGGGAACAATCATCACACACCGGGGCCTCATCAATAATGCACTAAATGGCATAAACTGCGCCACGCACATCTATAACGCACCCTTTGAAGAATGGCGGCAGTTAATTCTGACCCCCTTCTTCCATGTGACTACGCTCCATTCGCTCGTGAACTTCACCCTCCTTGGTGCCTCCTCCATAGTCATACCGATGTTCAAAGCCAAAGAGGCCGTGGACCTAATCATCGATGAAAAGATCAATTTCATGATCATCGTTACGGCTATGTTCTGGCTCATGCGGATGCAACCACGCTACCCAGAAATGGTAAAGGCTAAGTCCCTAAAATACATAATGCAGGGCGGATCTCCCATGCCACCAGAACTCTTCAAGGAACTGTTCAAGGATTTTCCGGATGCCCGTGTGGGGAACGGGTATGGATTCACGGAAGGCACTTCCCTTGGCTGGCTCACGTTACTGGGGGGGGACTGGGACATCCTTATCAAGAAAGCGGGAAGTGTTGGCGGGACGTTGGGCAACACCATGTTGAGGATCACAGACAGCAATCTGCAGGACGTCCCACGCGGACGGACTGGCGAGATCTTGGCTGCTAGTCCGGGGATTAGTCCGGGCTACTGGAATCTTCCTGATGAAACGGCAAAGAGCTTCATCCTCGACGAAGAAGGACGCCGCTGGTTCCGCACGGGCGACCTCGGATACATGGATGATGATGGTTACACTTACCTTGTAGACCGAGCTAAGGACATGATCATCCGGGGAGGTGAAAACGTCTATTGTGTGGAGTTGGAGAACCTGATCAGTCAACATTCGAAGGTGCTCGAGGTCGGTGTCGTCGGGGTTCCAGACAACGTCTTGGGTGAAAAGATCAAGGCTGTCGTGTTTCCCCTCCCCGGTGAAACGGTGACCGAAGACGAGATAAAGGACTTCTGCCGCAGCCGCATTGCCCGTTACAAGGTTCCGGATTACGTCGTATTCACGGATCAGTTATTGCCCAAGAACCCAGGAGGAAAACTCATCAAAAAAGAATTAAAAAGCATATAA
- a CDS encoding phosphotriesterase-related protein: protein MKTIQSVAGPIDVASLGKTLIHEHFLFGYPGWEGDASVAGQFDYKACIQAGLQMAEKVKAHGVKTIVDATPNDMGRNPTLLKEIAEKSGLNIICASGYYSEAEGASPYFKAWSKFGDGVKQIYDVFKKETTEGIGATRIKSGVLKLASSKGIITDYERMFFKAAALVSQEEGIPIVTHTEEGTQGLEQTDLLLSAGVDPKRIMIGHICGSTNMEYLLSILEKGVYIGFDRFGIEGIAGTPKDSRREACLIGLLGMGYTSQIMISHDWVNYWLGRQGVSAIISIVMPNWKPTHLFEDVLPILEKAGVKADQVESMLNENPRRFFAGS from the coding sequence ATGAAAACGATACAGTCAGTCGCCGGCCCCATAGATGTCGCCAGTCTGGGAAAGACATTAATCCATGAGCATTTCTTGTTCGGTTATCCCGGATGGGAGGGGGATGCCAGCGTCGCTGGCCAATTCGATTATAAAGCATGTATCCAGGCCGGTCTGCAAATGGCTGAAAAAGTCAAAGCACATGGTGTTAAAACTATTGTGGATGCAACTCCAAACGATATGGGGCGCAATCCCACCCTCCTTAAGGAAATTGCAGAAAAGAGCGGTCTGAACATCATCTGTGCATCGGGTTACTACTCGGAAGCAGAGGGTGCCAGCCCTTATTTCAAGGCATGGAGCAAATTCGGAGACGGTGTAAAACAGATTTATGATGTGTTTAAGAAAGAGACCACTGAAGGAATCGGGGCGACAAGAATTAAGTCAGGAGTTCTCAAGCTCGCATCGAGCAAAGGGATTATCACCGATTATGAACGGATGTTCTTTAAGGCGGCGGCCTTGGTCTCTCAGGAAGAAGGCATCCCCATCGTGACACATACGGAGGAGGGCACTCAAGGTCTCGAACAAACGGATCTTCTTTTGTCAGCGGGGGTGGACCCTAAGCGGATCATGATCGGTCATATTTGCGGCAGTACGAACATGGAATACCTGCTCTCCATTCTCGAAAAAGGCGTGTACATCGGTTTTGACCGATTCGGCATCGAGGGAATTGCCGGAACACCCAAGGATTCCCGGCGTGAGGCCTGCCTGATCGGTCTGTTGGGCATGGGGTATACCTCGCAGATAATGATCTCCCATGATTGGGTAAATTATTGGCTGGGGAGGCAAGGAGTATCGGCTATCATATCGATTGTCATGCCGAACTGGAAACCAACCCATCTCTTTGAGGATGTCCTGCCTATACTGGAGAAAGCTGGTGTGAAAGCTGACCAAGTAGAGTCCATGCTCAACGAGAACCCGCGTCGGTTCTTCGCCGGATCATGA
- a CDS encoding ABC transporter permease — MDLILEGIRQAFYLLFSFDREVLGITWLSLQVSGAATGISLIFGMSVGTTVALTEFPGKRLVISLINTGMGLPPVVVGLFVSIFLWRNGPFGFMEILYTPTAIVIAQAIIATPIVMGITLAAIQHLPKNLRLQILALGATRLQMVWMLMKEAKLPLLAAVMAGFGGVISEVGASIMVGGNIKGYTRVLTTATVMETGKGNFDIAIALGIILLLLAFVINSILTAIQQQQRPR; from the coding sequence TTGGACCTGATCCTTGAAGGCATCCGGCAGGCCTTTTACCTTCTCTTTTCGTTTGACCGGGAGGTCCTGGGCATCACCTGGCTCTCCCTCCAGGTTTCCGGAGCGGCCACGGGAATCAGCCTGATTTTCGGTATGTCCGTGGGCACCACCGTCGCCTTGACGGAGTTTCCCGGCAAGCGGCTCGTCATCAGCCTCATCAACACCGGCATGGGGCTGCCGCCGGTGGTCGTGGGCCTGTTCGTGTCGATCTTCCTCTGGCGAAACGGGCCCTTCGGCTTCATGGAGATCCTCTACACACCGACGGCCATCGTCATCGCCCAGGCCATCATCGCCACGCCGATCGTCATGGGAATCACCCTCGCGGCCATCCAGCACCTCCCGAAAAACCTGCGCCTCCAGATCCTGGCCCTCGGGGCCACCCGCCTCCAGATGGTCTGGATGCTCATGAAGGAAGCGAAGCTGCCCCTCCTTGCGGCGGTCATGGCGGGTTTCGGAGGCGTCATCTCCGAGGTCGGTGCCTCCATCATGGTCGGCGGTAACATCAAGGGTTACACACGCGTCCTCACGACGGCCACCGTCATGGAGACGGGCAAGGGCAACTTCGACATCGCCATTGCGCTGGGGATCATCCTGCTGCTCCTGGCCTTCGTCATCAATTCCATCCTTACCGCCATCCAGCAGCAGCAGAGGCCGCGATGA
- a CDS encoding solute-binding protein: protein MMKRSYLRTALLAVVLALVLAVGMAGNATAAPATMKNLILATTTSTQDSGLLDVLIPIFEKKTGYFVKTIAVGSGQAMAMGKKGEADVLLVHSPAAEKAFMAEGNGTKRTLVMHNDFIVVGPPGDPATVKMSKSAAAAFKQIALSKALFMSRGDNSGTHAKEKGIWKAAGINPEKETWYQQTGLGMGQTLNVAAEKKAYTLADRGTYLALKKNLGLDILNQGDAILLNVYSVIPVNPAKFKKINADGAKAFADFMVAPETQKIIGTFGVEKFGSPLFFPDAGKKEESLGK from the coding sequence ATGATGAAACGATCGTATCTGCGGACGGCTTTGCTGGCCGTCGTCCTCGCGCTGGTTCTGGCTGTCGGAATGGCAGGCAACGCCACGGCGGCGCCGGCAACGATGAAGAACCTGATCCTGGCAACGACGACCAGCACCCAGGACTCGGGCCTGCTGGACGTCCTGATCCCCATCTTCGAGAAGAAGACAGGCTACTTCGTGAAGACCATCGCCGTCGGTTCCGGTCAGGCCATGGCGATGGGCAAGAAGGGCGAGGCGGACGTGCTTCTCGTCCATTCGCCTGCCGCGGAGAAGGCTTTCATGGCGGAGGGTAACGGCACGAAACGCACCCTGGTCATGCACAACGACTTCATCGTCGTCGGCCCCCCGGGTGACCCTGCGACAGTCAAGATGTCCAAGAGCGCGGCGGCCGCCTTCAAGCAGATCGCCCTCTCGAAGGCGCTCTTCATGTCCAGGGGTGACAATTCGGGAACCCATGCGAAGGAAAAAGGCATCTGGAAGGCCGCCGGCATCAATCCCGAAAAGGAAACGTGGTACCAGCAGACGGGTCTCGGCATGGGCCAGACCCTGAACGTCGCGGCGGAGAAAAAGGCTTACACCCTGGCGGACCGGGGCACCTACCTGGCCCTGAAGAAGAACCTGGGACTCGATATCCTCAACCAGGGAGACGCCATCCTGCTGAACGTTTATTCGGTGATTCCGGTCAATCCGGCCAAGTTCAAGAAGATCAACGCCGACGGCGCCAAGGCCTTCGCGGACTTCATGGTGGCCCCGGAGACCCAGAAGATCATCGGAACCTTCGGCGTGGAAAAATTCGGATCGCCCCTTTTCTTCCCGGATGCCGGGAAGAAAGAGGAGTCCCTGGGCAAGTAA
- a CDS encoding solute-binding protein has translation MKKSVFSFVLFLVLLFTGPCQAGEGFLLLSSTIGPIDSGIVSLLEDRFEQDTGIRVRHVGAGTGAALKIATNGNVDLVMVHAKSLEEKFIKDGYGTKRIPFMYNDFVIVGPAADPAGIKGMKKAADALKALSAKNALFISRGDKSGTHVAEMVIWDQAGMKPAGAWYKIYEKGSEGNVATLRYADQQKAYTFIDRATYLSLQKDIKLAVLVEGDEALLNFISLIPVNPQKFPQVNAKDAATFIAWLTSPGKGQLIVRDFGKDKYGSPLFFPNSDEWKMKK, from the coding sequence ATGAAAAAATCCGTTTTCTCATTCGTCCTCTTCCTTGTGCTTCTCTTCACCGGGCCGTGTCAGGCGGGAGAGGGCTTCCTTCTTCTGTCCAGCACGATCGGTCCCATCGATTCCGGGATTGTGTCTCTCCTGGAAGACCGCTTCGAGCAGGATACGGGCATCCGGGTCCGTCACGTGGGGGCCGGGACGGGTGCGGCCCTGAAAATCGCCACGAATGGGAACGTGGATCTTGTCATGGTCCATGCCAAGTCCCTCGAGGAGAAATTCATCAAAGACGGATACGGTACAAAGCGGATTCCGTTCATGTACAACGACTTCGTCATCGTCGGGCCGGCCGCGGATCCAGCGGGGATCAAGGGGATGAAAAAGGCCGCCGACGCCCTGAAGGCACTCTCCGCGAAGAATGCTCTCTTCATCAGCCGGGGCGACAAGTCCGGGACTCATGTGGCGGAGATGGTCATTTGGGATCAGGCGGGAATGAAGCCCGCCGGCGCCTGGTATAAAATCTACGAGAAGGGCTCCGAGGGGAACGTCGCCACGCTGCGCTATGCCGATCAGCAGAAGGCTTACACCTTCATCGACCGGGCGACCTACCTGTCCCTGCAGAAGGACATCAAGCTGGCCGTGCTGGTCGAGGGCGACGAGGCGCTTCTGAACTTCATTTCCCTGATACCGGTCAATCCTCAGAAGTTCCCGCAGGTCAACGCCAAAGATGCGGCAACCTTTATCGCCTGGCTGACCTCGCCGGGAAAAGGCCAGCTGATCGTGCGTGACTTCGGCAAGGACAAATACGGCAGCCCGCTGTTCTTCCCCAATTCCGATGAGTGGAAGATGAAAAAATAA
- a CDS encoding helix-turn-helix transcriptional regulator, whose protein sequence is MPNEFMNTKEVADYLDIHEKQVYALIKARRIPATRVTGKWLFPKALVDDWIRTRAGDGLQEARRKSTRIEGALLAAGSNDPVLDMLLATLKASHPEFYIFTASTGSADGLKALGKGYTDLAWTHIIDPASGEYNTPAAIAQYLQGAGWVVVHLFNREIGLITAKGNPLEIRGFDDLIRMRARIVNRQPGAGTRILLDYHLKKAGAEPEILPGYDRVVFTHMDVGLTVLTGDADAGIASSAVARLLGLEMVPLATESFDMVLRQATFFSMGVQAFLEGLQSLSFQRSVERLGGYDFHRAGRVLHTIHSERS, encoded by the coding sequence ATGCCGAACGAATTCATGAATACGAAGGAAGTGGCCGACTACCTGGATATCCATGAAAAACAAGTTTACGCCCTCATCAAGGCCCGCCGGATCCCGGCAACCCGGGTGACGGGGAAATGGCTTTTCCCGAAGGCGCTGGTCGATGACTGGATCCGGACTCGGGCAGGCGATGGACTCCAGGAGGCCCGCCGGAAGAGCACCCGGATCGAGGGCGCCCTGCTTGCGGCGGGAAGCAACGATCCCGTTCTCGACATGCTTCTGGCGACGCTCAAGGCGTCTCATCCCGAATTCTACATCTTCACGGCCAGCACCGGGAGTGCCGACGGTTTGAAGGCCCTCGGAAAAGGTTATACCGACCTCGCCTGGACGCATATCATCGACCCGGCAAGCGGCGAATACAACACCCCTGCGGCTATTGCACAATACCTGCAGGGAGCAGGCTGGGTGGTGGTTCACCTCTTCAACCGGGAGATCGGCCTGATAACGGCAAAAGGCAACCCTCTCGAGATACGCGGATTCGACGATCTCATCCGGATGCGGGCGCGGATCGTGAATCGCCAGCCTGGTGCCGGCACCCGCATCCTGCTGGACTATCACCTGAAGAAGGCAGGGGCTGAACCGGAGATCCTTCCGGGGTATGACCGGGTGGTTTTCACCCACATGGACGTCGGCCTGACCGTACTTACGGGAGACGCCGACGCAGGAATCGCCTCATCCGCCGTAGCCAGGCTCCTGGGCCTGGAAATGGTTCCCCTGGCCACGGAGAGTTTCGACATGGTCCTCCGGCAGGCCACCTTTTTCAGCATGGGCGTTCAGGCCTTTCTCGAAGGCCTGCAGAGTCTGTCCTTCCAGCGGAGCGTGGAACGGCTGGGAGGGTATGATTTTCACCGTGCAGGCCGCGTTCTGCACACCATCCATTCGGAAAGGAGCTGA